Proteins from one Aulosira sp. FACHB-615 genomic window:
- a CDS encoding Na(+)/H(+) antiporter subunit B, with protein MKWLYIIAGIALFGKFLFIANPTLDLPDISILEVVVKDSGIPNAVSGIIFRNRLYDTIFEVVVFTIAIMGANFLLANEKPSTTIYRFTDQPSIVLARLGATIAALVSIELGIRGHLSPGGGFAAGVAGGTAIGLVAITSSPEWMQAIYQRWQAATWEKISVLVFVVLAVINLSGVELPHGEMGALISGGFIPLLNLLVAVKVALGSWAVILIFIRYRGLL; from the coding sequence ATGAAATGGCTCTACATTATTGCCGGAATCGCTTTGTTTGGCAAATTTCTGTTTATTGCTAATCCTACCTTGGATTTACCAGATATCTCAATCTTGGAAGTGGTTGTTAAAGATAGTGGCATACCAAATGCCGTGTCAGGGATTATTTTTCGCAATCGTCTATATGACACTATTTTTGAAGTGGTGGTATTTACAATCGCCATCATGGGGGCTAATTTTTTACTGGCGAATGAGAAACCATCCACCACAATCTATCGTTTCACCGATCAACCATCAATTGTATTGGCAAGGTTGGGTGCGACTATCGCGGCTTTAGTCAGTATCGAACTAGGGATTCGCGGACACCTCAGCCCTGGTGGTGGTTTTGCGGCGGGTGTAGCTGGTGGCACAGCAATTGGCTTAGTGGCAATTACCTCATCCCCAGAGTGGATGCAAGCAATTTACCAACGCTGGCAAGCTGCTACATGGGAGAAAATTTCGGTATTAGTTTTTGTGGTTTTGGCAGTGATTAATTTGTCTGGAGTGGAATTACCGCATGGAGAGATGGGCGCACTGATTAGTGGCGGTTTTATTCCCCTACTCAATCTCTTAGTTGCAGTTAAAGTTGCTTTGGGTTCCTGGGCGGTGATTTTGATTTTTATTCGTTATCGGGGATTGTTGTAA
- a CDS encoding Na+/H+ antiporter subunit E codes for MVAYLNLILRLAIWFLLTANFSVANIIIGISIALLLPGIPKAQGALKDWLRVLWEIIVAIPQAYIEAFEIIFRPHNYEEVTLEQVKPRRTPGLIFLDIFLITFTPKTIVLKYHEAGWYEVHWVRRRKQT; via the coding sequence ATGGTTGCCTATCTAAATCTGATATTGCGATTGGCTATTTGGTTTTTGCTGACTGCTAACTTCAGTGTGGCAAATATCATTATTGGCATCAGCATCGCCCTGTTACTGCCCGGTATTCCTAAAGCCCAAGGCGCGTTAAAAGATTGGCTGCGTGTGCTATGGGAAATCATCGTCGCCATTCCCCAAGCTTATATTGAGGCATTTGAAATAATCTTTCGTCCCCATAACTACGAAGAAGTAACACTCGAACAAGTCAAACCACGCCGCACTCCGGGGCTAATATTCCTCGATATCTTTTTGATTACCTTTACACCCAAAACAATTGTTTTGAAATATCACGAAGCAGGCTGGTATGAAGTCCACTGGGTCAGACGGAGGAAACAGACATGA
- a CDS encoding cation:proton antiporter, whose amino-acid sequence MNTITIAWIGLPFFIGFVIYLLPKLDRYLALAMAMASAVYALQLFITPPITLKLLDNFGVTLTVDQLSGYFILTNALVTAAVILYCWQSDKTAFFYAQTIILHGSVNAAFVGSDLISLYVALEVSGIAAFLLIAYPRTDRSIWVGLRYLFVSNVAMLFYLIGAVLVYQADHSFSFTGLRVAPPEALALIFLGLLTKGGIFVSGLWLPLTHSESETPVSALMSGVVVKAAVYPLVRCALMVAEVDPIVRIFGVGTALLGVSYAVFEKDTKRMLAFHTVSQLGFILAAPIVGGFYALTHGLVKSALFLITGSLPSRNFKELQNRPINTAVWIALVIASFSISGFPLLSGFGAKVLTTKNLLPWQAIAMNIAALGTAISFAKFIFLPFGGEGKTKASFWAAMSLLIGGLFIANIAYYEAYTVDNIIKPLLTIGIGWLAYLLIFKHLVIKLPRVLEQFDHLIGVMSLVLMLLFWKGFAWLPI is encoded by the coding sequence ATGAATACCATAACGATCGCCTGGATTGGCTTACCATTTTTTATTGGGTTCGTGATTTATCTCCTACCCAAACTAGACCGCTATCTCGCCTTGGCTATGGCTATGGCTTCGGCGGTATATGCCTTACAGCTATTTATCACACCGCCCATAACTCTCAAGTTACTCGATAATTTTGGCGTAACTTTAACAGTAGACCAATTAAGCGGCTACTTTATTTTGACCAATGCTTTGGTAACAGCCGCCGTCATTCTTTATTGTTGGCAAAGCGACAAGACAGCTTTTTTTTACGCCCAGACAATCATTTTGCATGGTAGTGTCAATGCTGCCTTTGTCGGTTCAGATTTGATTAGTTTATACGTAGCCCTAGAGGTAAGTGGCATTGCAGCGTTTCTGTTGATTGCTTATCCCCGCACTGATCGTTCGATTTGGGTAGGCTTGCGCTATTTGTTTGTCAGTAATGTGGCAATGCTGTTTTATCTCATCGGTGCGGTGTTAGTCTATCAGGCGGATCATTCCTTTAGTTTTACAGGTTTACGAGTCGCACCACCAGAAGCACTGGCTCTGATTTTTCTGGGACTCTTGACAAAGGGTGGAATTTTTGTATCAGGCTTGTGGTTGCCATTGACTCACTCGGAATCAGAAACGCCAGTCTCGGCATTGATGTCGGGAGTTGTGGTGAAAGCAGCCGTCTATCCCTTGGTGCGATGTGCGCTAATGGTGGCAGAAGTTGACCCGATAGTGAGAATATTTGGGGTTGGTACTGCACTTTTGGGCGTGTCCTATGCGGTCTTTGAAAAAGATACTAAGCGAATGCTGGCGTTTCACACAGTTTCCCAGTTGGGTTTTATTCTGGCTGCGCCAATTGTCGGTGGGTTTTACGCCCTGACTCATGGACTGGTGAAATCGGCACTGTTTTTGATTACAGGTAGCTTACCCAGTCGTAACTTCAAGGAATTGCAAAATCGACCAATCAATACGGCGGTGTGGATTGCTTTAGTAATCGCTAGTTTCTCAATTTCTGGCTTTCCCTTGTTGTCTGGGTTTGGGGCGAAGGTATTGACCACAAAAAATCTTTTACCTTGGCAAGCGATCGCCATGAATATAGCCGCCCTCGGAACAGCAATCTCCTTTGCCAAATTCATTTTTCTGCCCTTTGGGGGAGAAGGCAAGACAAAAGCCAGTTTTTGGGCAGCTATGAGTTTATTAATTGGTGGGCTGTTTATCGCCAATATTGCCTATTACGAAGCTTACACCGTTGATAACATCATCAAACCCCTCTTAACCATTGGTATTGGTTGGTTAGCTTACCTGCTAATTTTTAAACATTTAGTAATTAAGCTACCGCGTGTACTGGAGCAATTTGATCACCTGATTGGTGTGATGAGTTTAGTGTTAATGCTGCTGTTCTGGAAGGGATTTGCATGGTTGCCTATCTAA
- a CDS encoding DUF4040 domain-containing protein — MTDNYIYVIIPLLPLAASMVIFQSNPYHALVMRGILGAIAAFVYTILGAADVALTEALVGTMLAITLYAIAVRSSLVLRLGLLQEDENADFKPLIESFRAIFSKRYYLRLELVPYTDIETLNQALNHKEVHAICLPQAKHDPQDEETQPYHTITRIRRIYDIIHTQLKSPITSLSYVSTSPTNTPDLKTPVLGEHS; from the coding sequence ATGACTGATAACTATATCTATGTGATCATTCCTCTGCTGCCCTTGGCTGCGTCTATGGTGATCTTTCAATCCAACCCCTACCATGCCTTGGTAATGCGGGGAATCTTGGGAGCGATCGCTGCATTTGTATATACCATTTTAGGGGCGGCAGATGTGGCCTTAACCGAGGCGCTGGTGGGGACAATGTTGGCGATTACCTTATATGCGATCGCAGTCCGTTCATCACTAGTTCTGCGTCTGGGATTACTTCAAGAAGATGAAAATGCAGACTTTAAGCCACTGATTGAGAGTTTCCGCGCAATTTTTAGCAAACGTTATTATCTGCGTCTGGAACTAGTGCCATACACAGATATAGAAACCTTAAATCAGGCGTTAAATCACAAAGAAGTCCATGCGATTTGTCTACCACAGGCAAAACATGATCCTCAAGATGAAGAAACGCAACCATATCACACCATCACCAGAATCCGCCGCATTTATGACATCATACACACTCAACTGAAATCACCAATTACCAGTTTGAGCTATGTCAGTACATCACCAACCAACACACCAGATTTAAAAACACCTGTTTTGGGAGAGCATTCATGA
- a CDS encoding monovalent cation/H(+) antiporter subunit G: protein MINALSYFCIGLGVFFWFWGTFPLLGDRSVLFKLHGLTVADTLGSMSIIVGLLLKIPSEWPLLLLAFISLAMWNTMLGYVLAYCSSSEESHD, encoded by the coding sequence ATCATCAACGCACTGAGTTATTTCTGTATTGGTTTAGGCGTTTTCTTTTGGTTTTGGGGGACTTTTCCCTTGTTGGGCGATCGCTCGGTATTATTCAAACTGCATGGTCTGACAGTAGCAGATACCCTCGGCTCGATGAGTATCATTGTCGGATTGTTACTGAAGATACCCAGTGAGTGGCCCCTACTGCTCCTGGCGTTCATTTCCCTAGCAATGTGGAATACTATGCTGGGATATGTTTTGGCTTACTGTTCCAGTAGTGAGGAAAGCCATGACTGA